One Halarcobacter ebronensis genomic window carries:
- the cysN gene encoding sulfate adenylyltransferase subunit CysN — protein MSIQEVKIANDIESYLKEHENKQLLRFITCGSVDDGKSTLIGRLLHDSKMIFEDQLAAIKNDSKKTNTTDNEFDLSLLVDGLQSEREQGITIDVAYRYFATDKRKFIIADTPGHEQYTRNMATGASTADLAIILIDARYGVQTQTKRHSFITKLLGIKHLIIAINKMDLVDFSQERFEEIKKDYLEFAKELNLTSDLTLIPLSALNGDNVVNLSEKSPWYKGETLMNTLENIEISQDRDLIHFRMPVQYVNRPNLNFRGFCGTVSSGIIKVGDSITVLPSKKSSTVKEIITYDGNLEYAYAQQAITITLNDEIDISRGDILVKSEEQPELSDSLDVDIVWMNEEPLIKGKSYYIKRASTTVVGNIESFYYKTDVNTLEQEQTDSLELNEIARVKLSLNQSIAFDPYNQNKPMGSFIVIDRISNNTVGAGMIIQKSEKSKATATGEFSAFEVELNALIRKHFPHWEAKEIL, from the coding sequence ATGTCAATACAAGAAGTAAAAATAGCAAATGATATAGAGAGCTATTTAAAAGAACACGAAAATAAACAGTTATTAAGATTTATCACTTGTGGAAGTGTTGATGACGGAAAATCTACCCTAATTGGAAGACTTTTACACGACTCAAAGATGATTTTTGAAGATCAATTAGCAGCTATTAAAAACGACTCTAAAAAAACAAATACAACAGATAATGAGTTTGACTTATCTTTGCTTGTTGATGGACTTCAAAGTGAGAGAGAGCAAGGGATTACTATTGATGTTGCTTATAGATATTTTGCAACAGACAAAAGAAAATTTATCATTGCAGATACTCCTGGGCATGAGCAGTATACAAGAAATATGGCAACAGGTGCTTCAACAGCAGATTTAGCAATTATCTTGATTGATGCAAGATATGGGGTACAAACCCAAACAAAAAGACACTCGTTTATTACAAAACTTTTAGGGATTAAACACCTAATAATTGCAATAAACAAGATGGACTTAGTTGATTTTAGCCAAGAAAGATTTGAAGAGATAAAAAAAGATTATTTAGAGTTTGCAAAAGAGTTAAATCTTACATCTGATTTAACACTTATTCCTTTGTCTGCATTAAATGGAGACAATGTTGTAAATTTAAGTGAGAAATCACCTTGGTACAAAGGTGAAACTTTAATGAATACATTAGAGAATATTGAGATTTCACAAGATAGAGATTTAATTCATTTTAGAATGCCTGTACAATATGTAAATAGACCAAATCTAAATTTTAGAGGATTTTGTGGAACAGTTTCAAGTGGAATTATCAAAGTTGGAGACTCAATTACAGTTCTTCCTTCAAAAAAAAGTTCAACTGTAAAAGAGATAATAACCTATGATGGAAATTTAGAGTATGCATACGCACAACAAGCAATAACTATAACTTTAAACGATGAGATTGATATAAGTAGAGGGGATATCCTTGTAAAAAGTGAAGAGCAACCAGAACTTTCAGATAGTTTAGATGTGGATATTGTTTGGATGAATGAAGAGCCTTTAATAAAAGGAAAATCGTATTATATAAAAAGAGCCTCTACAACTGTAGTTGGAAATATAGAGTCATTTTATTATAAAACAGATGTAAATACTTTAGAACAAGAACAAACAGATAGTTTAGAGCTAAATGAGATTGCAAGGGTAAAACTATCTTTAAATCAAAGTATTGCCTTTGATCCATATAATCAAAATAAACCTATGGGTTCTTTTATTGTTATAGATAGAATTTCAAACAATACTGTTGGAGCAGGAATGATTATTCAAAAAAGTGAAAAATCAAAAGCAACTGCA
- the cysK gene encoding cysteine synthase A, with protein MKFAQNVTELIGNTPLVRLQKASDKTGATILGKCEFMNPTHSVKDRIGTNMIKAALDKGLINENTTVIEPTSGNTGIALASVCAGLGIKLILTMPSSMSIERRKLLKALGAELVLTEPEKGMKGAIDKANELADNTPNSFIPQQFANEANPEIHRKTTAQEILKDTDGKVDIFVAAIGTGGTITGTGEILKEHNPDIQIIAVEPEASPVLSGGKPGPHRIQGIGAGFVPDVLNTKLFSEIVTVSNEDAIETSKNLAKDEGLLVGISAGANIFVAEKIAARPENKGKVVVTILCDTGERYLSSGLYDDE; from the coding sequence ATGAAATTTGCACAAAATGTTACAGAGTTAATTGGAAATACACCGCTTGTTAGATTACAAAAAGCAAGTGACAAAACAGGAGCTACAATTTTAGGAAAATGTGAGTTTATGAACCCAACTCACTCAGTTAAAGATAGAATTGGAACAAATATGATCAAAGCAGCACTTGATAAAGGGCTAATCAATGAAAACACTACAGTAATTGAACCTACAAGTGGAAATACTGGTATTGCATTAGCTTCTGTTTGTGCAGGACTTGGAATAAAACTTATTCTTACAATGCCTTCATCAATGAGTATTGAAAGAAGAAAACTTTTAAAAGCTTTAGGCGCTGAACTTGTATTAACTGAACCTGAAAAAGGTATGAAAGGTGCTATTGACAAAGCAAATGAACTTGCTGATAATACACCAAATTCTTTTATTCCTCAACAGTTTGCAAATGAAGCGAATCCAGAGATTCACAGAAAAACAACTGCCCAAGAGATTTTAAAAGATACAGATGGAAAAGTTGATATTTTTGTTGCTGCAATTGGAACAGGTGGAACAATTACAGGAACTGGTGAAATTTTAAAAGAGCATAATCCAGATATTCAGATTATTGCTGTTGAGCCAGAAGCATCTCCTGTTTTAAGTGGTGGAAAACCAGGACCACATAGAATTCAAGGTATTGGAGCAGGGTTTGTTCCTGATGTTTTAAATACAAAACTTTTCAGTGAGATTGTAACAGTTAGCAATGAAGATGCTATTGAGACATCTAAAAACTTGGCAAAAGATGAAGGGCTTTTAGTTGGTATTAGTGCGGGAGCTAATATTTTCGTAGCAGAAAAAATTGCGGCAAGACCTGAAAACAAAGGTAAAGTTGTTGTTACAATTTTATGTGATACAGGAGAGAGATATCTAAGTTCGGGATTATATGACGATGAGTAA
- the cysD gene encoding sulfate adenylyltransferase subunit CysD, which produces MITTERLTHLKQLEAESIHIMREVIAEFENPAMLYSVGKDSAVMLHLALKAFHPAKLPFPLLHVDTTWKFKEMIQFRDQRAKELGFELLVHTNPDGIAQGIGPFTHGSAVHTDVMKTEGLKQALNKYKFDAVFGGARRDEEKSRAKERIYSFRDEKHRWDPKNQRPELWNIYNSKVKKGESIRVFPLSNWTELDIWQYIYLEEIPIVPLYFAAKRPVVEKDGVKIMVDDKRMPIGPDDVVKEEMVRFRTLGCYPLTGAVESSATTLPEIIQEMLLTKTSERQGRVIDNDSAGSMEKKKIEGYF; this is translated from the coding sequence ATGATTACTACTGAAAGATTAACACATTTAAAACAGCTAGAGGCTGAATCTATACATATTATGAGAGAGGTAATTGCTGAGTTTGAAAACCCTGCAATGCTGTACTCTGTTGGAAAAGACTCTGCGGTGATGCTTCACCTTGCCCTAAAGGCTTTCCACCCGGCAAAACTTCCATTTCCACTACTTCATGTGGATACAACTTGGAAATTTAAAGAGATGATTCAATTTAGAGACCAAAGAGCAAAAGAGTTAGGTTTTGAACTATTAGTTCATACAAATCCTGATGGAATAGCTCAAGGAATAGGACCTTTTACTCACGGAAGTGCAGTTCATACAGATGTGATGAAAACAGAAGGTTTAAAACAAGCTCTAAATAAATACAAATTTGATGCAGTTTTTGGTGGAGCAAGAAGAGATGAAGAGAAAAGTCGTGCTAAAGAGAGAATCTACTCATTTAGAGATGAAAAGCATAGATGGGATCCAAAAAATCAAAGACCAGAACTTTGGAATATCTATAATTCAAAGGTAAAAAAAGGTGAATCAATTAGAGTATTCCCCCTATCAAACTGGACTGAGCTTGATATTTGGCAATATATCTATCTTGAAGAGATACCAATTGTACCACTATATTTTGCTGCAAAAAGACCAGTTGTAGAGAAAGATGGTGTAAAAATCATGGTTGATGATAAAAGAATGCCTATTGGACCAGATGATGTTGTAAAAGAGGAGATGGTTAGATTTAGAACTTTAGGTTGCTACCCATTAACAGGAGCTGTTGAAAGTTCTGCAACAACATTGCCAGAGATTATTCAAGAGATGCTTTTAACAAAAACAAGTGAGAGACAAGGAAGAGTTATTGATAATGACTCAGCAGGTTCAATGGAAAAGAAAAAAATAGAGGGGTACTTTTAA
- a CDS encoding DUF2061 domain-containing protein: MAEKAYRSVAKSVSWRTVGTLDTMIISYFVTGNLTMAASIGSIELFTKMALYYFHERAWNKISFGKVKEPDYQI; this comes from the coding sequence ATGGCAGAGAAGGCTTACAGATCTGTAGCCAAATCTGTCTCTTGGCGAACTGTCGGAACTCTTGACACAATGATCATCTCCTATTTTGTTACTGGTAATTTAACTATGGCTGCCTCTATAGGTTCAATAGAGTTATTCACAAAAATGGCACTATATTACTTCCACGAAAGAGCTTGGAATAAGATCTCTTTTGGAAAAGTAAAAGAGCCAGATTATCAAATTTAA
- a CDS encoding phosphoadenylyl-sulfate reductase — translation MEIKRLNERFAKAEATEVLEYFLKEYGKEAALSSSLGAEDQVLTDMIFKINKESNIFTLDTGRLHPETYDVMDATNLKYGVKLNVFFPDKTKVEELYQTQGINGHFESIENRKRCCNIRKIEPLKRALKPLKVWITGLRASQSITRVDMPVVEWDENFQVIKVNPLINWSEEDVWDYIKKNSVPYNKLHDKGFPSIGCAPCTRAIKEGEDIRAGRWWWENPEHKECGLHAK, via the coding sequence ATGGAAATTAAGAGATTAAACGAAAGATTTGCCAAAGCAGAGGCAACAGAGGTTTTAGAATACTTTTTAAAAGAGTATGGAAAAGAGGCTGCACTTTCAAGCAGTTTAGGTGCTGAGGATCAAGTCCTAACGGATATGATTTTTAAGATTAACAAAGAGTCAAATATTTTTACTTTGGATACAGGAAGATTACATCCAGAAACTTATGATGTGATGGATGCAACAAATCTAAAGTATGGTGTAAAACTAAATGTTTTTTTCCCTGATAAGACAAAAGTTGAAGAGCTTTATCAAACACAAGGGATAAATGGGCATTTTGAAAGTATTGAAAATAGAAAAAGATGCTGTAATATTAGAAAAATTGAGCCTCTAAAAAGAGCCTTAAAACCTCTAAAAGTTTGGATTACTGGACTAAGAGCTTCTCAAAGTATTACAAGAGTTGATATGCCAGTAGTTGAGTGGGATGAAAACTTTCAAGTTATAAAAGTAAATCCACTTATAAATTGGAGCGAAGAGGATGTTTGGGACTATATTAAGAAAAATTCTGTTCCATATAACAAACTTCACGATAAAGGTTTCCCTAGTATTGGCTGTGCTCCCTGTACAAGAGCCATTAAAGAGGGTGAAGATATAAGAGCCGGTAGATGGTGGTGGGAGAACCCAGAACATAAGGAGTGTGGACTACACGCCAAATAA